A single region of the Streptomyces sp. NBC_01262 genome encodes:
- a CDS encoding Zn-dependent alcohol dehydrogenase, with the protein MRGVIFDGTQAQVVDDLEIRAPGPGEVLVRIVAAGLCHSDLSVIDGTIPFPVPVVLGHEGAGIVEGTGAGVTHVAPGDHVALSTLANCGTCADCDRGRPTMCRKAIGRPGRPFTRRGEPLFNFASNSAFAERTVVKAVQAVRIPDDIPFTSAALIGCGVLTGVGAALNRARVGRGDTVVVIGTGGIGLNVLQGARLAGAVRIVAVETNPAKEAVARLFGATDFVGSADDVRELLPTGADHVFECVGRTSLIRQAIDLLDRHGQAILLGVPPADAEASFRVSSMYLDKAILGCRYGSSRPQHDIALYAELYRRKQLLLDELVTETYPVEDFAKAADDAHHGRVARGVLTF; encoded by the coding sequence ATGAGAGGCGTGATCTTCGACGGCACGCAGGCCCAGGTCGTCGACGACCTGGAGATCCGCGCCCCCGGTCCCGGCGAGGTCCTGGTCCGCATTGTGGCCGCCGGCCTGTGCCACAGCGACCTGTCGGTCATCGACGGAACGATTCCCTTCCCCGTCCCCGTCGTGCTCGGCCACGAGGGCGCGGGCATCGTGGAGGGGACCGGCGCCGGGGTCACCCATGTCGCCCCGGGCGACCATGTCGCGCTGTCCACCCTGGCCAACTGCGGCACCTGCGCGGACTGCGACCGCGGCCGGCCGACGATGTGCCGTAAGGCGATCGGCCGCCCCGGCAGGCCGTTCACCCGCCGGGGTGAGCCGCTGTTCAACTTCGCTTCCAACTCCGCCTTCGCCGAGCGCACCGTCGTCAAGGCCGTCCAGGCGGTCCGGATCCCCGACGACATCCCCTTCACCTCCGCCGCCCTCATCGGCTGCGGTGTGCTCACTGGCGTCGGCGCCGCCCTCAACCGGGCCAGGGTCGGCCGGGGTGACACCGTGGTCGTCATCGGCACCGGCGGCATCGGGCTCAACGTCCTGCAGGGTGCGCGGCTGGCCGGGGCGGTCCGGATCGTCGCCGTCGAGACCAATCCCGCGAAGGAGGCGGTGGCCAGGCTCTTCGGCGCCACGGACTTCGTGGGCTCGGCCGACGACGTACGCGAGTTGCTGCCCACCGGCGCGGACCACGTCTTCGAGTGCGTGGGCCGCACCTCGCTCATCCGGCAGGCGATCGACCTGCTCGACCGCCACGGCCAGGCCATCCTGCTGGGTGTCCCGCCCGCCGACGCGGAGGCGTCGTTCCGGGTGTCGTCCATGTACCTCGACAAGGCGATTCTCGGCTGCCGCTACGGCTCCTCGCGCCCGCAGCACGACATCGCGCTCTACGCGGAGCTCTACCGCCGCAAACAGCTCCTCCTCGACGAGCTCGTCACGGAGACGTATCCCGTCGAGGACTTCGCCAAGGCCGCGGACGACGCCCACCACGGCCGCGTCGCGCGCGGCGTCCTCACCTTCTGA
- a CDS encoding flavin reductase family protein → MGGVMGHAGMAATAVRYLRSVGALPAAEPLDPLPRPELRAVRPDERAPLDQGEFRRVLGNFASGVAVITAPGTDGDGPAGFACQSFASLSLDPPLVVFMVGRTSTSWPRIARAGVFCANILGADQQELCRAFAVSGADKFAGVTWEPSPSTGSPQLHGAPAWIDCSIHAVHTGGDHLIVVGRVEDLGSAPASPGPLLFHQGRFGSYLPR, encoded by the coding sequence ATGGGTGGTGTGATGGGACACGCGGGCATGGCGGCCACCGCCGTGCGCTATCTCCGGTCGGTCGGCGCCCTTCCTGCGGCGGAGCCGCTGGACCCGCTGCCCCGCCCCGAGCTGCGGGCGGTGCGGCCGGACGAGCGCGCGCCGCTCGACCAGGGCGAGTTCCGCCGGGTGCTGGGCAACTTCGCGAGCGGGGTGGCGGTGATCACCGCGCCCGGCACGGACGGCGACGGGCCCGCTGGCTTCGCATGCCAGTCCTTCGCCTCGCTGTCGCTCGATCCGCCGCTCGTCGTCTTCATGGTGGGGCGTACGTCCACGAGCTGGCCCCGGATCGCCCGTGCGGGCGTCTTCTGCGCCAACATCCTGGGCGCTGACCAGCAGGAGCTCTGCCGGGCGTTCGCGGTGAGCGGCGCGGACAAGTTCGCGGGGGTGACCTGGGAGCCGTCGCCCTCGACCGGCTCACCGCAACTTCATGGCGCGCCCGCGTGGATCGACTGCTCGATCCACGCGGTGCACACCGGAGGCGACCATCTGATCGTCGTCGGCCGGGTGGAGGACCTGGGCTCCGCCCCCGCGAGCCCTGGCCCGCTGCTCTTCCACCAGGGACGCTTCGGGAGCTACCTCCCCAGGTGA
- a CDS encoding acetate--CoA ligase family protein — protein MLGSTYSTRDPDPAGSGRLQPRPDEKDVGGRPLHAAVPDLDRFFRPESVAVVGASDAEGRPNTGITRQLIAWSERVGARLYPVNPGRETVFGLPCHPSVAELPESVDLAVLLVSDPLPVIGQLGEAKVRFAVAFASGFAETGADGAAAQTRLAQAAARAGLRLLGPNTNLNAFETFREDLTGPAIALITQSGHQGRPIHTLQELGIRLSHWAPTGNEADLETADFISYFAQLPGTGAIAAYVEGLKDGRSFALAADRAARNKVPVVMVKVGRTETGARTAASHTGKLTGSDAVIDAAFRQFGVIRVDGLDELQDTAALLARAKPPAAEGVVVYSISGGTGAHFADLATAAGLPLPTLSDDKQAELHQWIPEYLNVANPVDNGGHPVGDWRGRRIIDAILADPAVGVLICPITGPFPPMSDKLAQDLADAAEETDKLVCVVWGSPIGTEDAYRHTLLGSSRLATFRTFGNCVTAVRAYLGHHRFTAGYRSPFDDAPRTPSSSARKARALLSPGTQLSEHAAKQLLRAYGIRVPREQLVTSAAGAVRAAGLVGYPVVMKASGAQIAHKTELGLVKVGLTSASQVRDAYRELTDIARYESVDLDGILVCQMVERGVEMVVGVTHDPLFGPTVTAGLGGVLVEILRDSAVRVPPFGDATARDMLGELRGARLLDGVRGAPPADVDGLVDVILRVQRMAMELGDSLAELDINPLMVLPRGQGAVALDALAVCR, from the coding sequence ATGCTCGGATCGACATACAGCACACGCGACCCCGACCCCGCCGGCTCCGGCCGCCTCCAGCCTCGCCCGGACGAGAAGGACGTCGGCGGCCGTCCGCTGCACGCCGCCGTCCCCGACCTCGACCGGTTCTTCCGGCCCGAGTCCGTCGCCGTCGTCGGCGCCTCGGATGCCGAGGGCCGCCCCAACACGGGCATCACCCGGCAGCTCATCGCCTGGTCCGAGCGGGTCGGCGCCCGGCTCTACCCGGTCAACCCCGGCCGCGAGACGGTGTTCGGCCTGCCCTGCCACCCTTCCGTGGCGGAACTGCCCGAAAGCGTGGACCTCGCCGTCCTCCTGGTCTCCGACCCCCTTCCTGTCATCGGGCAACTCGGCGAGGCCAAGGTGAGGTTCGCCGTGGCCTTCGCCTCCGGCTTCGCCGAGACCGGCGCGGACGGCGCCGCCGCCCAGACCCGGCTGGCCCAGGCCGCCGCCAGGGCCGGGCTGCGACTGCTCGGCCCCAACACCAACCTCAACGCCTTCGAGACCTTCCGCGAGGACCTGACCGGACCGGCCATCGCCCTGATCACCCAGTCAGGCCACCAGGGCCGGCCGATCCACACCCTCCAGGAACTCGGCATCCGGCTCAGCCACTGGGCACCCACCGGCAACGAGGCCGACCTGGAGACCGCCGACTTCATCTCCTACTTCGCCCAGCTGCCAGGGACCGGCGCCATCGCCGCATATGTGGAAGGGCTCAAGGACGGCCGCTCTTTCGCTCTCGCCGCCGACCGCGCCGCCCGCAACAAGGTGCCGGTCGTGATGGTCAAGGTCGGCCGCACCGAGACCGGCGCCCGCACCGCCGCCTCCCACACCGGCAAGCTCACCGGCTCCGACGCCGTGATCGACGCCGCCTTCCGGCAGTTCGGCGTCATCCGCGTCGACGGCCTGGACGAACTGCAGGACACCGCGGCCCTGCTGGCCCGGGCCAAGCCCCCGGCCGCCGAAGGCGTCGTCGTCTACTCCATATCCGGCGGCACCGGCGCGCACTTCGCGGACCTCGCCACCGCCGCCGGCCTCCCGCTCCCCACGCTCTCCGACGACAAGCAGGCGGAGCTGCACCAATGGATTCCGGAGTATCTGAACGTCGCCAACCCGGTCGACAACGGCGGCCACCCCGTCGGGGACTGGCGCGGCCGAAGGATCATCGACGCGATCCTCGCCGACCCCGCCGTCGGAGTCCTCATCTGCCCGATCACCGGCCCCTTCCCGCCGATGAGCGACAAGCTCGCGCAGGACCTGGCCGACGCGGCGGAAGAGACCGACAAGCTGGTGTGCGTGGTGTGGGGCTCCCCGATCGGCACCGAGGACGCCTACCGCCACACCCTGCTCGGCTCCTCCCGCCTCGCCACCTTCCGCACCTTCGGCAACTGCGTCACCGCCGTCCGTGCCTACCTCGGCCACCACCGCTTCACCGCCGGCTACCGCTCCCCCTTCGATGACGCCCCGCGCACCCCGTCCTCTTCGGCCCGCAAAGCCCGCGCACTGCTCAGCCCGGGCACGCAACTGAGCGAGCACGCGGCCAAGCAGCTGCTGCGGGCGTACGGCATCCGCGTGCCGCGCGAGCAGCTCGTCACCAGCGCCGCCGGCGCGGTGCGGGCGGCCGGCCTCGTCGGCTACCCGGTCGTCATGAAGGCCTCCGGCGCGCAGATCGCCCACAAGACCGAACTCGGCCTGGTCAAGGTCGGCCTGACCTCGGCCAGCCAGGTCCGCGACGCCTATCGCGAACTCACCGACATCGCCCGCTACGAAAGCGTCGACCTCGACGGCATCCTGGTGTGCCAGATGGTCGAGCGCGGCGTGGAGATGGTCGTCGGCGTCACCCACGACCCCCTCTTCGGCCCCACCGTCACGGCCGGGCTCGGCGGCGTGCTCGTCGAGATCCTGCGCGACTCCGCCGTCCGTGTGCCCCCCTTCGGCGACGCCACCGCGCGGGACATGCTCGGCGAACTGCGCGGCGCACGGCTGCTCGACGGCGTACGCGGCGCACCGCCCGCCGATGTCGACGGCCTCGTCGACGTCATCCTCCGCGTCCAGCGGATGGCCATGGAGCTCGGCGACAGCCTCGCCGAGCTCGACATCAACCCGCTGATGGTCCTGCCGCGAGGACAGGGCGCGGTGGCGCTCGACGCGCTCGCCGTCTGTCGATGA
- a CDS encoding GNAT family N-acetyltransferase: MGGVLKPVELEAYGLLLRPWEETDVDAALRGLSDPDFRRWNTAHAPDPDEAGARAFISSRTEGWERGTSASFAITEGGTVLGQLGVGAIDHTMRNARVSYWVLAEGRGRGVASHALEAATRWAFRDLGLHRLELGHAVGNDASCGVARRCAYTLEGVLRGAMIDTAGVPRDIHLHARLATDAR; this comes from the coding sequence ATGGGCGGCGTGCTGAAACCGGTCGAGCTGGAAGCGTACGGACTGCTGTTGCGGCCGTGGGAGGAAACCGACGTCGACGCCGCGCTGCGGGGCCTGTCCGACCCCGACTTCCGGCGCTGGAACACCGCGCACGCCCCCGATCCCGACGAGGCGGGCGCCCGTGCGTTCATCAGCAGCCGCACCGAGGGCTGGGAGCGCGGCACGAGTGCGTCGTTCGCGATAACCGAGGGCGGGACCGTGCTCGGGCAGCTCGGCGTCGGCGCGATCGACCACACGATGCGCAATGCCCGGGTCTCGTACTGGGTTCTGGCGGAGGGACGCGGCCGCGGGGTCGCGTCACATGCACTTGAGGCGGCCACGAGGTGGGCTTTTCGTGATCTCGGTCTGCATCGGCTCGAACTCGGCCATGCTGTCGGCAACGACGCGTCCTGCGGGGTCGCGCGGCGCTGTGCGTACACGCTGGAGGGTGTTTTGCGGGGAGCCATGATCGACACGGCCGGAGTGCCGCGCGACATTCATCTGCATGCCCGGCTGGCCACGGACGCGCGATGA
- a CDS encoding enoyl-CoA hydratase/isomerase family protein translates to MTSSPRDPSVDPVDPVDSVVRHTTDNGVSWITLNRPEAMNALTWDQRERVIQLLEGASADPAVRAVVITAAGPAFCAGADLRAGTAAGGKPLPGDVARTIRRGAQRLIAAVLDCEKPVLAAVNGTAAGIGAHLAFACDLVIAADTAKFVEVFPRRGLVPDGGGAYLLTRLIGPQRAKELLFFGDDLPAIAAERLGLVNRVVPADDLDKTARAWAERLSAGPTRALALTKQLVNAALDTDRTAAFAAEAAAQELNMATADAQEGVRSFVERRPPDFRGH, encoded by the coding sequence ATGACATCCTCCCCCCGGGATCCCTCCGTAGATCCGGTCGATCCCGTTGACTCAGTTGTACGGCACACCACTGACAACGGGGTGTCGTGGATCACACTCAACCGCCCGGAGGCCATGAACGCCTTGACCTGGGACCAGCGCGAGCGGGTCATCCAGCTGCTCGAAGGAGCCTCCGCCGACCCGGCCGTACGGGCCGTGGTCATCACCGCGGCCGGCCCGGCCTTCTGCGCCGGCGCGGACCTGCGGGCCGGCACCGCCGCCGGCGGCAAGCCACTGCCCGGCGATGTGGCCCGTACCATCCGGCGCGGCGCCCAGCGCCTCATCGCCGCCGTCCTCGACTGCGAGAAGCCGGTCCTCGCCGCCGTCAACGGCACCGCCGCCGGCATCGGCGCGCACCTCGCCTTCGCCTGCGACCTCGTGATCGCCGCCGACACCGCCAAGTTCGTGGAGGTCTTCCCGCGCCGCGGCCTCGTCCCAGACGGCGGCGGGGCCTATCTCCTCACTCGCCTGATCGGCCCCCAGCGGGCCAAGGAACTGCTCTTCTTCGGCGACGACCTCCCCGCGATCGCCGCCGAACGCCTCGGCCTCGTCAACCGCGTCGTCCCCGCCGACGACCTCGACAAGACCGCCCGCGCCTGGGCCGAGCGCCTCTCCGCCGGCCCGACGCGCGCGCTCGCGCTCACCAAGCAGCTCGTCAACGCCGCCCTCGACACCGACCGTACGGCCGCCTTCGCCGCCGAAGCCGCCGCCCAGGAGCTCAACATGGCCACCGCCGACGCCCAGGAAGGCGTCCGCAGCTTCGTCGAGCGCCGCCCGCCGGACTTCCGGGGGCACTGA
- a CDS encoding flavin-containing monooxygenase: protein MPDTSAAPATPAAPDAAPDAIVIGAGPGGLAAAAALHRRGVRTLVLERSDAVGASWRQHYDRLHLHTTRRLSSLPGFAIPRAYGRWVGRDDVVRYLEQYTQAHGLDIATGIEVSRIERATDGSGGWALPATGGRRLTARSIVIATGTNHTPRLPDWPGLDTFDGELLHASRFRNGKPYEGRDVLVVGVGNTGAEIAVDLAEAGASRVRIAVRTPPHIMRRSTAGWPAQRTGILVRRLPTRLVDRVAPYVERISVPDLSAYGLPRPGNGLYSRVREGSIPVQDVGLIAAVQARTVEPVAAVEGFEGREVLLADGSRITPDAVIAATGYRNGLEPLVGHLGVLNERGRPTVHGSRTPKEAPGLFFTGYTNPISGMFREMAIDAERIARAVARR, encoded by the coding sequence ATGCCCGACACCTCCGCAGCCCCCGCCACGCCCGCCGCACCCGACGCCGCGCCCGACGCGATCGTCATCGGCGCCGGTCCCGGCGGCCTCGCCGCCGCGGCGGCACTGCACAGACGCGGCGTGCGCACGCTCGTGCTGGAGCGGTCGGACGCCGTCGGGGCGTCCTGGAGACAGCACTACGACCGGCTGCACCTGCACACCACCAGACGGCTGTCCTCCCTGCCCGGCTTCGCGATACCCCGGGCCTACGGCCGCTGGGTCGGCCGGGACGACGTGGTCCGCTACCTGGAGCAGTACACGCAGGCCCACGGCCTCGACATCGCCACCGGCATAGAGGTGTCCCGCATCGAGCGCGCGACGGACGGGTCCGGCGGCTGGGCGCTGCCCGCCACCGGCGGCCGCCGCCTCACCGCCCGCAGCATCGTGATCGCCACCGGCACCAACCACACCCCCCGCCTCCCGGACTGGCCGGGCCTCGACACATTCGACGGCGAGCTGCTGCACGCCTCCCGCTTCCGCAACGGCAAGCCCTACGAGGGCCGCGACGTGCTCGTCGTCGGCGTCGGCAACACCGGCGCGGAGATCGCCGTGGACCTGGCCGAGGCCGGCGCCTCCCGGGTGCGGATCGCCGTCCGCACTCCCCCGCACATCATGCGGCGGTCCACGGCCGGCTGGCCGGCCCAGCGCACCGGCATCCTGGTGCGGCGGCTCCCCACCCGGCTGGTGGACCGCGTAGCCCCGTACGTGGAGCGGATCAGCGTCCCCGACCTGTCTGCGTACGGGCTGCCGCGCCCGGGCAACGGCCTGTACTCGCGGGTACGCGAAGGCTCCATCCCGGTCCAGGACGTCGGCCTCATCGCCGCCGTCCAGGCCCGTACGGTCGAGCCCGTCGCGGCCGTCGAGGGCTTCGAGGGCCGCGAAGTGCTGCTCGCCGACGGCTCCCGCATCACCCCGGACGCGGTGATCGCCGCGACCGGCTACCGCAACGGCCTGGAGCCGCTGGTCGGCCACCTCGGCGTCCTCAACGAGCGCGGCCGCCCCACCGTGCACGGCTCCCGGACCCCCAAGGAAGCACCCGGACTGTTCTTCACCGGCTACACCAACCCCATCAGCGGGATGTTCCGCGAGATGGCCATCGACGCCGAACGGATCGCCAGGGCAGTCGCCCGTCGATAG
- a CDS encoding MFS transporter gives MTQIPQLAAPSGTRPPLRKPRIHRAWSVAAVAFVTLIGAAGFASLPALLIDPLHSEFGWSRGMIGFAVSINLALYGLTAPFAAALMDRFGIRRVVACALTTIAVGAGLTVFMTEPWQLVLCWGVLVGLGSGSMALAFAATVTNRWFVARRGLVTGILTAAGATGQLVFLPLLSVIVEHSGWRPAALTVACAALAVVPFVWILLRDHPADVGLAAYGAPEFTPKPSPVPGAALRALKALASAARTGPFWLLAGTFAICGASTNGLIKTHFVPAAHDHGMPVTAAASLLAVIGVFDIAGTIASGWFTDRFSPRRLLAVYYGMRGLSLMFLPMLMAETVHPPMVLFIVFYGLDWVATVPPTIALCREYYGDDSAIVFGWVLASHQVGAALVAFLGGVARDAFGSYDTVWYSSGALCAVAALMALVIRRRVPPTATPVSAPVSAPA, from the coding sequence GTGACGCAGATACCCCAGCTCGCTGCCCCTTCCGGCACAAGACCGCCCCTGCGCAAGCCGCGCATCCACCGCGCCTGGTCGGTGGCGGCGGTCGCCTTCGTGACGCTGATCGGCGCCGCCGGCTTCGCATCCCTGCCCGCGCTGCTGATCGACCCCCTGCACAGCGAATTCGGCTGGTCGCGCGGCATGATCGGCTTCGCGGTCTCCATCAACCTCGCGCTGTACGGGCTCACGGCGCCCTTCGCCGCCGCGCTGATGGATCGTTTCGGCATCCGGCGGGTGGTGGCCTGCGCGCTGACCACCATCGCGGTCGGGGCCGGCCTCACCGTCTTCATGACCGAGCCCTGGCAGCTCGTGCTGTGCTGGGGCGTCCTCGTCGGACTCGGCAGCGGCTCCATGGCACTCGCCTTCGCCGCGACCGTGACCAACCGCTGGTTCGTCGCCCGGCGCGGCCTGGTCACGGGCATCCTCACGGCGGCGGGCGCGACCGGCCAGCTGGTCTTCCTGCCGCTGCTGTCGGTCATCGTCGAGCACTCCGGCTGGCGTCCGGCCGCGCTGACCGTCGCATGCGCAGCGCTGGCCGTGGTGCCCTTCGTGTGGATCCTGCTGCGCGACCACCCGGCCGACGTGGGCCTCGCGGCGTACGGCGCACCTGAATTCACCCCGAAGCCGTCACCTGTGCCCGGCGCCGCCCTGCGCGCGCTCAAGGCGCTCGCTTCGGCTGCCCGGACCGGGCCCTTCTGGCTGCTCGCCGGCACCTTCGCGATCTGCGGCGCCTCTACGAACGGCCTGATCAAGACACACTTCGTGCCCGCCGCCCACGACCACGGGATGCCGGTGACGGCCGCCGCCTCGCTGCTCGCCGTGATCGGGGTCTTCGACATCGCGGGGACCATAGCCTCGGGGTGGTTCACCGACCGCTTCAGCCCGCGGCGGCTGCTGGCCGTCTACTACGGCATGCGCGGGCTGTCCCTGATGTTCCTGCCGATGCTCATGGCCGAGACCGTGCACCCGCCCATGGTGCTGTTCATCGTCTTCTACGGCCTGGACTGGGTCGCCACCGTCCCGCCCACCATCGCCCTGTGCCGCGAGTACTACGGCGACGACAGCGCCATCGTCTTCGGCTGGGTCCTGGCCTCGCACCAGGTGGGCGCGGCGCTGGTCGCCTTCCTGGGCGGTGTTGCGCGTGACGCGTTCGGCTCGTACGACACCGTCTGGTACAGCTCCGGCGCGCTGTGCGCGGTGGCCGCTTTGATGGCGCTCGTGATCCGGCGGCGCGTACCTCCGACTGCGACGCCTGTGAGTGCGCCCGTCAGTGCGCCTGCCTGA
- a CDS encoding GlxA family transcriptional regulator, which yields MPAAQERPHRVAVLVQHGVIPFELGIPFRIFRGAKNGEGEPLYDVLTCTPEGPGQVRADADFEISVAHGPEALEDADTVVVPAAHEQSSAHTEGRNPEPLAAALGRIRPGARLVSICTGAYFLAAAGLLDGMRATTHWGHADHFQRLFPQVKVEPDVLYIDNGDILTSAGVASGIDLCLHLVRRDHGTAVANASARATVVPPHREGGQAQYIRRPLPEPQLATTAAARAWALGRLDRPLALRELAERESMSVRTFTRRFREEVGVSPGQWLVAQRVERARGLLETGDLSVDQVAREAGFGTAASMRQHLQSALGVSPTAYRRTFRS from the coding sequence ATGCCAGCAGCGCAGGAACGTCCCCATCGCGTCGCCGTCCTCGTCCAGCACGGCGTCATCCCCTTCGAGCTGGGCATTCCCTTCCGGATCTTCCGCGGTGCGAAGAACGGGGAAGGTGAGCCCCTCTACGACGTCCTGACCTGTACCCCGGAAGGCCCCGGCCAGGTCCGGGCGGACGCGGACTTCGAAATCAGCGTCGCGCATGGGCCGGAAGCGCTGGAGGACGCCGACACCGTCGTCGTACCCGCGGCTCACGAGCAGTCCAGCGCCCATACCGAAGGCCGTAACCCGGAGCCGCTCGCGGCCGCCCTCGGCCGGATCCGGCCAGGCGCGCGCCTGGTCTCCATCTGCACAGGCGCGTACTTCCTCGCCGCCGCCGGGCTGCTGGACGGCATGCGCGCAACGACGCACTGGGGCCACGCCGACCACTTCCAGCGGCTGTTCCCCCAGGTCAAGGTCGAACCGGACGTCCTCTACATCGACAACGGCGACATCCTCACCTCCGCCGGCGTCGCCTCCGGCATCGACCTGTGCCTGCACCTCGTGCGCCGCGACCACGGCACCGCCGTCGCCAACGCCAGCGCCCGCGCGACCGTCGTCCCGCCGCACCGCGAGGGCGGCCAGGCCCAGTACATCCGGCGGCCCCTCCCGGAGCCGCAGCTCGCCACCACCGCCGCCGCGCGCGCCTGGGCCCTGGGCCGGCTCGACCGGCCGCTGGCGCTGCGGGAGCTGGCCGAGCGCGAGTCCATGAGCGTACGGACCTTCACCCGCCGCTTCCGTGAGGAGGTCGGCGTCAGCCCCGGGCAATGGCTCGTCGCGCAGCGCGTGGAAAGGGCCCGCGGGCTGCTGGAGACCGGCGACCTCTCCGTCGACCAGGTGGCGCGCGAGGCCGGTTTCGGCACCGCCGCCTCCATGCGGCAGCACCTGCAGTCGGCGCTCGGGGTCTCACCGACTGCGTACCGGCGCACCTTCCGAAGCTGA
- a CDS encoding DoxX family protein produces MQTIWLTGAEWLAVLRIGLGLWWLESWRHKDKKGWFERGTGIAWASEVAAKHRWSVVQGGFAAVVMPRPKAMAYVVVYAELALGLGLTVGLLTPIALVAALLLNLLYLVLMIHDWAEQGQNAMMALISLVGLFAMSWQTWSLDAAFGIFV; encoded by the coding sequence ATGCAGACGATATGGCTCACCGGCGCCGAATGGCTCGCCGTGCTGCGCATCGGCCTCGGCCTGTGGTGGCTGGAGAGCTGGCGGCACAAGGACAAGAAGGGCTGGTTCGAGCGCGGTACGGGCATCGCCTGGGCGTCCGAGGTCGCCGCCAAGCACCGCTGGAGCGTGGTGCAGGGCGGTTTCGCGGCGGTGGTCATGCCCCGCCCCAAAGCGATGGCGTATGTCGTCGTCTACGCCGAACTCGCCCTCGGGCTGGGGCTCACGGTGGGGCTTCTCACACCGATCGCCCTGGTCGCAGCGCTGCTGCTCAATCTGCTCTACCTCGTGCTCATGATCCACGACTGGGCCGAGCAGGGTCAGAACGCGATGATGGCGCTCATCTCGCTGGTCGGACTCTTCGCGATGAGCTGGCAGACGTGGTCGCTGGACGCAGCCTTCGGGATCTTCGTATGA
- a CDS encoding Zn-ribbon domain-containing OB-fold protein, giving the protein MTDVPEIDAFTRPYWDAAAEGRLLIRRCRASGCGAPHHYPREFCPRCWSDDVHWERASGRATLYTWSVVHLNDLPPFGDRVPYVAAVVDLAEGPRMMTEITDCGEGDLWIGMPLRVSFRPAAEGPAEGGIPAVPVFRPAV; this is encoded by the coding sequence ATGACCGACGTCCCGGAGATCGACGCCTTCACGCGGCCCTACTGGGACGCCGCCGCCGAGGGGCGGCTCCTCATCAGGCGCTGCCGGGCCTCGGGCTGCGGCGCTCCCCACCACTACCCCCGCGAGTTCTGCCCGCGCTGCTGGAGCGATGACGTCCACTGGGAGCGGGCCTCGGGCCGGGCCACGCTCTACACGTGGTCCGTGGTCCATCTCAACGACCTGCCGCCGTTCGGCGACCGGGTGCCGTATGTGGCCGCTGTCGTCGATCTGGCGGAGGGCCCGCGCATGATGACCGAGATCACGGACTGCGGTGAGGGCGATCTGTGGATCGGGATGCCGCTGCGGGTCAGCTTCCGGCCTGCGGCGGAAGGGCCTGCGGAGGGAGGGATTCCGGCTGTTCCGGTCTTCCGGCCGGCTGTTTGA